A window of Candidatus Peribacteraceae bacterium genomic DNA:
TACTGCTGGAACTTGGAATTCGGTCATAGTGAATTTTGACCGTGATGGAAATGTCACAGCCACTATTAACAATGTCATAGAAAACTTTGGTTCAATTTCCGATAAATCCACCAGTGTTGATTCAGGTAATGGCTCTACAACAGGCTTCACTATTGGTAGAGTAGATGGAGGATCTAATGGTAGCTTCTTCCCCGGCCGCATCAATAACGCCTTCTACAGTAACCGCCTCTTAACCGAAGACGAAATCACCTACCTCCACAACAATGGAAAAGGAAGAGGGTGGAACGAGCTTGGCCTTGCGGGCACCAACGGTGCCAATCTCACCTCTTCCGTCGTCAAAGGCTTCTGGGACTTTCAGAACGCAGGGAACCTTGGCGCGGATGCCTCCGGGAACGGGAACAACATGACCAATAACGGTACTGTGACGCAAGGCACAGGCAATACCCAGTACACGGGCGGCGCGGAGTTTGTGTTCGATCACCCCGGCACCTTGAACCTCTCCTCCGCAACGCTCGATCTCAAAGATGCCCGCCTCGACGTTGCGGATGTGGGGACCATCCTCCCCGGCACTTCTTCCTTTCTCTTTCGCGGCATCTCCACCCTCTCGGGAAGCTCCCTCCAAAGGATCGGTAACGTGTCGGTCTTGAGTACCGCCGTCCTCACCCAAAAGGCTCCCACGAGCCTCTCTTCCCTCACGGTCTCGGGGAGCTACGTGATCTCCACGGGAACGCTCACGGTTTCCGGAAGCCTCCTCCTCCCGGGAATCTTCACCCATGGCAGTAACGCCCTCACCCTCACGGGCGCGGGATCAAGAAGGCTTCAGAGTGGAGGCAATTCCCTCTTTGCGCTCACCCTCTCCGGCTCCGGCATCTACGATCTCCAAGACGCCCTCACCCTCACCTCTGCCTTGAACCTCTCCGGGGCAACTCTGGACCTCAACGGCCAAACGCTCACCGTCACGGGGGCCTCGTTCGCAAACGAGGGAACACTCCGTCTCCAAGGATCAGAAACACTCACGGGCTTCACCAATGACAGTGACTCCGGGACCGTCACCTACGACGGCACCTCCGGCCCCTACACCCTCAAGCCCTGGACCTACCAGAACCTCACCCTCAACGGAGCCGCTACAGTCTTCTCCCTTCCCTCCGCACTCGATCTCAACGGCAACCTTGCGATCACCGCCGGCACGCTGGATGTGACCGCAAGCAACTTCGGCCTCACGGTGGGAGGCAACTGGACCAACGACGGTACCTTCACCGCCCGCGCAGGCACCGTCACTCTCGACGGCACCTCCACCCTTACGCCGGGAGGAACGGGAAACGCTTTCTACGCTCTCTCCCTCGCCGGTGCCGTCACACTGAACGGTACCGGGCTCATATCCTCCGCCCTCACGGTCCAGACGGGCGCAACGCTCTCCCTCTCCTCCTTCCCCCTCACGGCGACCTCCGCCACCATCCTCAATTTCGGCACCGTCACGGAGGGCACAGGTAAGCTCATCCACGAGGCAACCGCCACCATCCTCGATGCGGGGGGAGAGGACCTCGCAACCATCACAACAGACACGGGCATCATCTTCTCCGTCACGGATGCCGATGCCAACCTCCAAGGCTCCCTCCAAGACACCCTCTCCGTCACCGTCACAACCCTCTCGGGAGACAGTGAAACTCTCACCCTCACGGAGACGGGCAATGCCACGGGCATCTTCCGCCTCTCAACCGTCCTGCGACGCATCAATCCCCTCTCCCCCGGGAACGCCGTACTGGAGACCCACCTCCCCACTACCCTCACCCTCACCTACGAAGACTCCCAAGACGGTCTCACGGCAACAGATACCGCAACGGCTTCCTTCCCCACTGCATCTTCCTCCACCACTTCTTCCGAAGAAACCCAGGCAAGCGGAGGCGGAGGAGGAGGCGGAGGCGTGCGTTCCACTACCCTCAGTAACCGCTTGGACCGTGCCAATGCCGCCATCGCCTCCCGCTTCGAAGACATGAAGAAGGAGAGCGGGGAGATTGCGGTGGAAGAGGAGGAGCGGAGGGAGGTGGCGCAGGAGGAAAATGCAGGCAAGATGCGTGAGCAGCGGATGCAGGAGAGGGTCGCCGAACATGAACGCACCCTCGCCCGCCTCAAGCGGGAGGAGGAAATTCTCCAAAAGGCCTACGCCGAGCGAAGGCAAGAGAGGATCAAGGAAGCACTCCTCGCAAAGGAGCAGGAGCTTCAAGCCAAGGAAACGGCACTGCGTCTCCAGGAGGAGCTCCTCGCAAAGGAGAAGGAAGAGAACAGGCTCAAGCGGGAGCAGAGGATCGCGGAGAAGGAGCAGAGGAAGAATGCCGTGGCATCCACTCCCGCCCCAGGCCCCGATACCAAAGAGATCGCAGAGCGCAGAAACCGTCTCTTCGTCCTCGTTGATGCCTCCCCCGTCCTCTTCAAGGATGTCCTTCTCGACGCCTGGTACAGCCCCTACGTGAGCTACGTGATCGGGGAGAAGATCGCCGAGGGGTACAGGGATGCGGAAGGCAAGCCCAAGGGGGAGTTCGGGGTAGAGAACCCCGTGACCTACGCGGAAGTGCTCAAGATGGCGCTGGAGGCGGCGGCCGTCTCCCTGGAAGGCGCTCCCCCGCCCCGAAACCTCTCCGCCAAGAACCTCTGGGCCTCCGCATACGTGGGCAAAGCCGAGCAGATGCAGCTCACCGTCTTCGTCCCCACTCTCGATGTCAACGCCCCCGCCACGAGGGGGGCTGTGGTGCAGACGATCTTGGAGACCTTAAAGATGCATACCGACATCAAACTCCCCTCCCCTTACACGGACGTTCCGGAAGGTTCTCCCTTCGCAAAGGCCATCATCACCGCCACCGCCTACGGCCTGGTGCAAGGCGATACGGCACCGGATGGTACCGTCCTCAACCGCTTCCGCCCCAACGATCCCATCAAGCGCGCAGAGGTGGCCAAGATCATCGCGCTCGTTCAAGAGTTGAAGTAGGTGTACGATAATACACCACTATATCTTTTCGCTTCTGCAAGAGCTTTTCTTTGACTCATACATAGGGGGATATTAGGATGGGTGTACGTTCATTCACCAAGGGTTCTGAGAGACTAAGGAACGCCGTTTCCTCCTTCACTTCCAGCAAAACGCCGTGTCCTCCTCCCTTTCCCTTCTCCCTCCTTTCTCTCTTTCTTCCCCTCTTCTATCATGACGAAAGCATCCCTTCTTACGTCAGGGCAAGCTTCCCCCTCTAAAACTATGGAGCCTTCCGCGCAGAAGAAGACCCAGAAGCAAGATCCCGCATCGTTGAAATTCGATGCCGTAAAGAACGCCCTCTCCGAGATCAAGAAGAAGTACGGCGACGGAGCCATCATGAACATGGGTGATGTCCCCGTCACCAGCATCCCGCGCGTATCCTCCGGTTCGCTCTCCCTGGACATTGCGCTGGGAGGAGGCGTGCCGCTGGGGCGCATCATCGAGATCTACGGCCCCGAGTCCTCGGGAAAGACCACGCTGGCGCTCCACTGCATCAGCGAGGTGCAGAAGAAGGGCGGGCGCGCGGCGTTCATTGATGCCGAGCATGCGCTGGACGTGACGTACGCCAAGAAGATCGGCGTGGACATAGACAACCTCCTCGTTTCGCAGCCGGATGACGGCGAGCAGGCGCTGGAGATCTGCGAGACGCTCGTCCGTTCGGGCGGCATCGAAGTGATCGTTGTTGATTCCGTGGCGGCCCTCACGCCCCGCGCGGAGATCGAGGGCATGATGGGAGATTCGCACATGGGGCTGCAAGCGCGTCTCATGAGCCAAGCGTTACGGAAACTGACGGCCATCGTCTCTAAGACCAACTGCTCCGTGATCTTCATCAACCAATTGCGCATGAAGATCGGCGTCATGTTCGGCAACCCGGAGACCACCACGGGCGGCAACGCGCTCAAGTTCTACGCTTCCCTCCGTCTGGACGTGCGCCGCATCGACAAAGTGCTGGAGAAGAACGGCAAGGAGGGCCCGGAAGGCCAGGAGATCGTGGGGAACCGCACGCGCGTGAAGGTGGTGAAGAACAAGGTTGCACCTCCCTTCCGCCAGGCGGAGTTCGACATCCTCTACGCCGTAGGCATCAGCAAGGTGGGCGAGCTGCTCGACCTGGGCGTCAAATACAACATCCTGGAAAAGGCCGGCGCATTCTTCCGCTACGGCGAGGAGACCATCGGGCAGGGGCGGGAACAGGCGCGGCTCTTCCTCACGCAGAACCCCAAGCTGATGAAGGAGGTGGAGGAGAAGATCCGCACGGCGGCAAGCGTATGAGGGGAAAGGCTGCTTGATCACTTTTTCAGACCTTAAGGAATGGGGGGATTTGAGCGAGCGACCGCTCAAGTGGAACGGGACAACATTATGGGAGGGACCATACTGAGGGGCGCCTGGGCGCTCCTCCCCTTCCAGATTTCGCTTCGCGAAAGCTGCCCACCGTAGTCCGCCACGGCGGACGAAGGCGGGCTGTTGTGCGTTCTCTCCCAGGCCGGTGTATTGTTCCCATTGAAATTGAATGGAGCGGGGCCCGCGCCTTCGGACGGTTATTCAATGACTTCGTGAAAGCGTATTCTTGAATCATGAATACTCTCCTTTCGTCTCAAGAGCTCTTCTCCGGCCACGGATGGAAGATCACCTTGGATTCCGCGCCGTTGCCGGACGGACGGGTGAAGGAGGCGGGAAGGGGGCACAGGCCGGACGTGGTGCATATTCTTGCATTTCCCACGGCAACGACCGTTCTCATGCTCAGGGAATTCCGCCCGTTCTACGGCAAGTACCTCTGGCTGATTCCCAGCGGCAAAGTAAATAAGGAAACGGATCCGCTGGCGGCTGCCCAGCGTGAATTGCAGGAAGAGTCCGGATTCCGGTCGGAAGAATTGGTGTTCTACTGCTTGGCGCGCCACACCGATAACTTGGAATCCAGGAATTACATCTACACTGCCCGGAAACTCGTCAAAGATCCGCTACCTCAAGACAAGAACGAGCTCATCGAAGTTCACGAGATGCCGCTCGACGACGCACTGCAGAAAGTCCTCTCCGATGAGTTTGCGCACCTCGCTACGGCGTATGCGCTTCTGCGGTATGCGCGTGAGCACCGAGTGTGAAGAACGGCCAAAGATAATAAGACAACCAAGAAAGGCAACAGGCAAGAGCAAGAATTCCTTGGTTTCTTCGGTTTCCTTGGTTTCCTTTCCACGGACTATCCACAATCCCCCCACGCACCAGAGAAGGAAACGCTTCCATACGCCAGAAGAGTTCATTGCCCGCGCCGGAGGCGACCCTACAATGAACCCCCTCCCCTCCCGAACCGGATATGGTACAGACGCTCACCGCCCCTCCCGCCGCGGCACGAACGGTAACGCCCATCGAAGCGCAGCCGCATTCCCTGGAAGCGGAGCGGACGGTGCTGGGGGCGCTGCTGCTGGACCCGGAGGCCATTGTGAAAGTAAGCGACCTCCTGGTTCCGGACGATTTTTACGATCCCGTCCACCGCCTCATCTACAAGGCCATTGCGGACCTGTTCCAGCAGCACGAGCCCATCGATTTCATCACGGTCACGAGCAAGCTGTCGGACGTCAAGAAGGTCCAGGATATCGGCGGGAGCGCCTTCTTGGCGGAGATGGCTTCCGCGGTGCCCACCTCCTCGCACGTCTACCAGTACGCCCAAATCGTCAAAACCAAAGCGGTGCACCGGCGCATCATAGAAGCCGGGCAGAAGATTTCGGGGTTGGGGTTCGATGTGGAACGACCGGTGGCGGATCTCCTCGACGAGGTGGAGAGGACGGTCTTCGCCATCACCAACACGTTCCTCAAGGAGAAGTTCATGCACATCCGGGAAGTGCTGGGCATGCGCTACGAGAAGTTCGCGGAACTGCACGAGGCGAAGGATGACGAGCACGTCAAAGGCGTCCCCACCGGCTTCCACGCCCTGGATTACAAGCTCTCCGGCTTCCAGCCCTCAGATCTCATCGTCCTCGCCGCGCGCCCCAGTATGGGGAAGACGAGTTTGGCGCTCAATATCGCCATGAACGCCGCCATACGCGGGCACAAGACCGTGGGCATCTTCTCCTTGGAAATGAGCAAGGAGCAGCTCGTGGACCGTCTCTTCGCCTCCATGCTCGGCGTGGATTCCTGGAAGCTCCAGCGCGGCAAGCTGGATGACAGCGACTTCCAGAACATGGGGCCCATCATGGACGAGTTGAACAAGGCGAACATCTTCATCGATGACTCCGTCGCCTCCTCCCTGCCGGAACTGCGCGCCAAGGCGCGGCGCCTGCAGATGGAGCACGGGCTGGACCTGCTCATCATCGACTATTTGCAGCTCATGAGCACGGGCAACGCGAGCTACGCCGGCAACCGCGTGCAGGAAATTTCGGAGATATCCCGCGCCCTCAAGCAGATCGGGCGCGAGATCCATGTGCCGGTCCTCGCCCTCTCCCAGCTCTCCCGCGCCGTGGAAACGCGTCCCGGCAACATCCCCCAGCTCTCCGACCTCCGCGATTCCGGCTCCATCGAGCAGGATGCCGACGTGGTGCTCATGATGTACCGCGAGGACTACTACGAGGAAGACAGCTCCCGTCCCGGCATGACGGACATCTACATCCGCAAGCACCGCAACGGGCCCACCGGCCGCGTGGAGCTGATGTTCAAGAAGGAGCAGATGCGGTTCTATGATGTGGATAAAGCACATAGTTCCGCGCGGGATACTACTGATGAATGACCGTCGCAGGATGCCGAGGATGCCGACGATTCCAAGGATGAAATGCTTCTGCAAACGCAGATTTGGATCCTGACAATCTTCGGGCTCTCCTCTCGGCCTTGAGCTCGAGGCCGAAGGGTCGGAATCCTCGGCATCATTCCTAAACATCCCTTCACGCAATCCCACTCCACGGGTACGCTTTTCCCATGCCTCTTGACCTCCCTGTCCGACCGGAGCTTTCGGTCGCGGCCCTTCTCGGTTACGCCGCGTTCGCTTTCATCATCGGCCTTTCGCTCACGCCTTCCTTCGTCAGTTTCCTCAAGAGGAACCGCATGGGGAAGCAGCTGCGCGTGGAAACCATGGACGGCCGGGATCCCGCCATCTTCCGCACCTACCACGAGAAGAAGCAGGGAACGCCCACCATGGGCGGTATCCTCATCTGGGGGGCCATCATCCTCACGGTGTTGTTCTCCCGCTTCCTCTCCTTCACGGGAGCGGTACCCAATTCCCTCCTCCAGCGCGGCCAGGTGTACCTGCCGCTCTTCGTGCTCATTGCGCTGGGGATCCTCGGAGGAGTGGATGACTACCTCAACATCACGGGCGTGGGAAAGAAGCGCGGGCTGGACGTGCTGCCCAAGATCGCTTCCCTTCTCCTCATCAGCGGCATCGGCGCGCTATGGTTCTACTTCAAGCTGGACTACAACCAGATCCACGTGCCGTTTCTCGGGGACGTGGGGGTGGGCTGGTGGTACATCCCCATCTTCATGTTCATCATCGTGGGTACCGCCAATGCCGTGAACTTCACGGACGGCCTGGACGGTCTGGCGGGGGGGCTCCTCGTCATCGCCTTCGGCGCCTTCGGGGTGCTGGCGTACGTCGAAGGGCTGTTCGTCCTGGCGGGCTTCTGCGCCGTGACGGCGGGGGCCATTGCGGCGTTCCTGTGGCACAATGTCCCGCCGGCGCTGTTCTTCATGGGGGATACGGGGGCGCTCGCTTTGGGGGGCGCATTGGGCGTGATCGCCATGATGCTTGACCAAGTGCTTGTGCTGCCGTTCAT
This region includes:
- a CDS encoding LamG-like jellyroll fold domain-containing protein, with the protein product MRDRGNRRDLLRSITRCALLLFLSSTLIPSALAATRTWDGGGSTSNWSEAANWSDNTAPTAADTAVFDGTDATDATVDADINLAGLTVTSGYGGTLNLGSSYITGTVGDGAVQFTAADKSNFYIANASVTGLSPGVSDSVVAFWYKPASVATIQRLFRFGGGSASTAGYEVALNTSEIFAAISNGTTRLTATSTTTLSVGTWYYLVVHFDRDGNLAIYVNNGAAEGNTDISSLAASNITVAANLYMGHGGGDTHYADGVMDSLGVWIGTPPTASEKTWLYNSGNGKVYADIGIAGTNGSNLKTSLVSWWDLGENAGTRYDSHGTNHLSQSFANIIAPPVYGSELLTNGGFETAGAGGADVFGTWTDNVDDGAIDDETTLVQGGGHAAKLTRNTSGPTVTQDVAVTAGAIYRFSFWTRGDGTNAGRYYVYDATNGVYIGAITQTGITSTAYTLFTYDFTAPTGCTSVRVSVIAPTANGGIAYFDDVSLKQITTAAINNGGFEDWTTATDAGTWTESVSGTSTVNREDTAPYHGTYAARLDVDASGNLATVRQYTLTLNKLYNHSFYAKSLSGTPSVRTGTYGASSAVPHAFQTHTFSTAYSNYTGTFRASGGTQFGFTPVGTASNSIYIDSVTLTAAEILGTTGIPRGQGAGVDYAGQFNGTDQYVNATTGTWMNPGTGDFSIGASFYADKLPADISLLYSGVWGTTNDFYNVLVRSTGKIRVQFNDSSGTPFDAVSSAVVTAGTWNSVIVNFDRDGNVTATINNVIENFGSISDKSTSVDSGNGSTTGFTIGRVDGGSNGSFFPGRINNAFYSNRLLTEDEITYLHNNGKGRGWNELGLAGTNGANLTSSVVKGFWDFQNAGNLGADASGNGNNMTNNGTVTQGTGNTQYTGGAEFVFDHPGTLNLSSATLDLKDARLDVADVGTILPGTSSFLFRGISTLSGSSLQRIGNVSVLSTAVLTQKAPTSLSSLTVSGSYVISTGTLTVSGSLLLPGIFTHGSNALTLTGAGSRRLQSGGNSLFALTLSGSGIYDLQDALTLTSALNLSGATLDLNGQTLTVTGASFANEGTLRLQGSETLTGFTNDSDSGTVTYDGTSGPYTLKPWTYQNLTLNGAATVFSLPSALDLNGNLAITAGTLDVTASNFGLTVGGNWTNDGTFTARAGTVTLDGTSTLTPGGTGNAFYALSLAGAVTLNGTGLISSALTVQTGATLSLSSFPLTATSATILNFGTVTEGTGKLIHEATATILDAGGEDLATITTDTGIIFSVTDADANLQGSLQDTLSVTVTTLSGDSETLTLTETGNATGIFRLSTVLRRINPLSPGNAVLETHLPTTLTLTYEDSQDGLTATDTATASFPTASSSTTSSEETQASGGGGGGGGVRSTTLSNRLDRANAAIASRFEDMKKESGEIAVEEEERREVAQEENAGKMREQRMQERVAEHERTLARLKREEEILQKAYAERRQERIKEALLAKEQELQAKETALRLQEELLAKEKEENRLKREQRIAEKEQRKNAVASTPAPGPDTKEIAERRNRLFVLVDASPVLFKDVLLDAWYSPYVSYVIGEKIAEGYRDAEGKPKGEFGVENPVTYAEVLKMALEAAAVSLEGAPPPRNLSAKNLWASAYVGKAEQMQLTVFVPTLDVNAPATRGAVVQTILETLKMHTDIKLPSPYTDVPEGSPFAKAIITATAYGLVQGDTAPDGTVLNRFRPNDPIKRAEVAKIIALVQELK
- the recA gene encoding recombinase RecA; the protein is MEPSAQKKTQKQDPASLKFDAVKNALSEIKKKYGDGAIMNMGDVPVTSIPRVSSGSLSLDIALGGGVPLGRIIEIYGPESSGKTTLALHCISEVQKKGGRAAFIDAEHALDVTYAKKIGVDIDNLLVSQPDDGEQALEICETLVRSGGIEVIVVDSVAALTPRAEIEGMMGDSHMGLQARLMSQALRKLTAIVSKTNCSVIFINQLRMKIGVMFGNPETTTGGNALKFYASLRLDVRRIDKVLEKNGKEGPEGQEIVGNRTRVKVVKNKVAPPFRQAEFDILYAVGISKVGELLDLGVKYNILEKAGAFFRYGEETIGQGREQARLFLTQNPKLMKEVEEKIRTAASV
- a CDS encoding NUDIX hydrolase; translated protein: MNTLLSSQELFSGHGWKITLDSAPLPDGRVKEAGRGHRPDVVHILAFPTATTVLMLREFRPFYGKYLWLIPSGKVNKETDPLAAAQRELQEESGFRSEELVFYCLARHTDNLESRNYIYTARKLVKDPLPQDKNELIEVHEMPLDDALQKVLSDEFAHLATAYALLRYAREHRV
- the dnaB gene encoding replicative DNA helicase, which gives rise to MVQTLTAPPAAARTVTPIEAQPHSLEAERTVLGALLLDPEAIVKVSDLLVPDDFYDPVHRLIYKAIADLFQQHEPIDFITVTSKLSDVKKVQDIGGSAFLAEMASAVPTSSHVYQYAQIVKTKAVHRRIIEAGQKISGLGFDVERPVADLLDEVERTVFAITNTFLKEKFMHIREVLGMRYEKFAELHEAKDDEHVKGVPTGFHALDYKLSGFQPSDLIVLAARPSMGKTSLALNIAMNAAIRGHKTVGIFSLEMSKEQLVDRLFASMLGVDSWKLQRGKLDDSDFQNMGPIMDELNKANIFIDDSVASSLPELRAKARRLQMEHGLDLLIIDYLQLMSTGNASYAGNRVQEISEISRALKQIGREIHVPVLALSQLSRAVETRPGNIPQLSDLRDSGSIEQDADVVLMMYREDYYEEDSSRPGMTDIYIRKHRNGPTGRVELMFKKEQMRFYDVDKAHSSARDTTDE
- the mraY gene encoding phospho-N-acetylmuramoyl-pentapeptide-transferase; this translates as MPLDLPVRPELSVAALLGYAAFAFIIGLSLTPSFVSFLKRNRMGKQLRVETMDGRDPAIFRTYHEKKQGTPTMGGILIWGAIILTVLFSRFLSFTGAVPNSLLQRGQVYLPLFVLIALGILGGVDDYLNITGVGKKRGLDVLPKIASLLLISGIGALWFYFKLDYNQIHVPFLGDVGVGWWYIPIFMFIIVGTANAVNFTDGLDGLAGGLLVIAFGAFGVLAYVEGLFVLAGFCAVTAGAIAAFLWHNVPPALFFMGDTGALALGGALGVIAMMLDQVLVLPFIGFIFVIEMLSVIIQLASKKLRGGKKVFLAAPIHHHFEALGWGESKVTMRMWIIGAFLAFFGIVVGIFG